Genomic segment of Apium graveolens cultivar Ventura chromosome 7, ASM990537v1, whole genome shotgun sequence:
aattgcttgagcttcttccagtgaattaagtcatcaagtctgtagatgaataatgcttcttaatcctttgacatatgttactctgtgagatctctctgaagatagatccactatttacttattacattcttatttgaattgagttaaatcctcgaataaataaataggctatgacatatgccttacaattaACACCcgctaaaaaccgatgttaaagacccctacctttctctacacatgcgaagacatcggttttaaaaaaaaagacatcggtttataaccgatgtctaagagcatttttctagtagtgaatgATGAGCATATTCATATTATGACTGAGCAATGTTTACTCTACGCCTAGGGAAACTGTTATTCTATGATTCTATGAACACGACAAAATGAAAGAAAATTATTGGACCAAACATAACTGTTGTTGCAGGTCACTCACCAATACAAAGGGCGATGAACCTGTGTTTCATAGAACTTCTCATCTCACTTGCAGAAATGACGAGCATCAATGAAAATGCAGCATTCACAATTTTAAATGTTGCCTCTGCTAGTGACATCAAGCAGTTTACTGTTTTTAAAAAGATGCTAACTGTGGATAGTGTATGATTATCCGTGGGTTTTTACTCTACGTTCTGAAGTGCTGAACAAAATCTTCTATCATACCAACAATGCAGACTTGTACTGATATCTATCATAAAATATTAAAACTGGCTTTTCTACCCTCGGAAAAACAAATGATAGAGCAACAGAGGACACTTGACTAATGGTAACAATGCTAACCTTGCAAGTGCTGCTGGTGAATATGATCCACCTTTTAAACTGATTACTAGGAGTGAACATAGTTCAAAGAAGCGCGAGAATGTTGCAGTTAATCTCAAACTTTTGAACGTTACAGTAGAATTTAGGAGATTGTTTTAGAAGTTGTCATTTAGTCTAGCATGTTTTTAGGAGTATGAATAAGTTAAGAGGTGGTGGATTCTGTTTAGGAAACCACTTTCAGACGTGTGCTAGTTTATTGCATTTCAGTTTCTCTGTTATGTTCTTCCCGTATATATTGATGTAATGTTCATTTAATAAAATAGTTGAGGACATATTGTCAAGAAAAATCATTTTTGTTTACTATATATACAGTTTATGCAATAGTTTTGGTAGAGAcaagaagtggtatcagagcttaaaGGTCTTGACAGACGGTTTTATCACCAAGGATGGAGGTGAACAAAGGAAAATGAGGCTCCTACGGCCTGATTTACCCAATGTTGGATAGAAGCACCTATACGGCTTGGGCTCTTAAAATGAAGGTATATATGCAAGTGCAAGGGGTCTGGAATGCAGTAGAGCCAAATGATCCCAAGAAGCCTGTCGAGGAGAAGATAGACAAATTGGCGCTGATAATGGTGTATCAAGCAATTCCTGAAGATGTGCTGCTCTCAATTGCAAGTAATGAAACAACGAAGGATGCTTGGGAAATGATAAAGACATTGTGCCAAGGTGCAGAAAGAGAAAAGAAGGCACGTATTCAGACTCTAAAATCTGAGTTCGAAATGCTGAGTATGAACGACAGTGAAAAGATTGAGGATTTTCACATTAGAATGAACAGTTTTGTTACAAAGATACGAGCCCTTGGGGAAACAATGGAGGGATCTTATGTCATAAATAAATTACTACGTAATGTTCTCCCTAGATTCGTACGGATAACTTCGACACTGGAGCAATTTGGAGATATGGAAAACATGACGGTCGAAGAAATAGTGGGTTCTCTCAAGGCACACGAAGAACGAGTAAAAGGAAAGACGGAAATGAAAGAAACTCAGCTTATGCTAACAGAAGAGGAATGGGCCAAACGTGAAGGAGAAGAGAAGAAGTTACTGTTGACACGGGAAGAGTGGCTGAAGCGAAATAATGGTGACAGATTAAAACACTAAAGTCGTGGAAAATTTGATAAAAGcaatatcaaatgctacaactgtaaCATTTATGGTCATATTGCCTCAGAATGTAAGAAATCGAGGAAGAACAAAGGAATGCATGAAGTGGAAGCAAATATGGCCGTGTTGGATGATGATGAACCAGCTCTGCTCTTAGCCAAGCATGACAAAGAAGCACCAGAATTATTGTTAAGTGAGGACAAGCTACTCTCCACACAATTGCCAAAAAGTGGAGATTATGTAGGCGAATCAAATGTCTGGTATCTCGACAATGGCGCAAGCAATCATATGACGGGGTTCAGAAGCAAGTTCTCAGAATTGGATGAAAACATTTCTGGCCAAGTTTGACTTGGAGATGGATCCAAAGTCGAGATAAAAGGAAAAAGGCACTGTTATGATGTTGTGCAAGAATGGAGAGGAGAAGAAAATACATGAGGTATATTATATTCCCAATTTGTGAAATAATATAATATCACTGGGAAAGATTTCAGAAGAAGGTAATAAAGTGGAGCTAAAGGGAGAGTTCCTGAGGATCTATGACAACCAAGAAAAATTGTTAATGAAGGTAAAACAATCTGGTAATCGACTCTATAAAATTGTTATAGAAACTAACAAGTAGGAGTGCATGATGACAAAGACGGATGAAATTTCAAGGCTGTGGCATGCTCGCATTGGGCATGTAAATTATAAAGCATTGACACTTATGTCCAAACACCATATGGTATAAGGAATGCCCAGAATCATAAAGCCAAATGCTGTGTATGACGGGTGTTTAATGGGGAAGCAAACCAGGAACACTAAACAAAGCAAAGTATagtgtaaagaaagaactggagCTCATACATGGCGACTTGTGCGAGCCAATATCTCCACCAACTGCATCAGGGTAcatgtatttatttttattaattgatGACTTTAGTAGATTCATGTGGGTGTATTTTCTAATAGGCAAGCATGAGGCACTTCAAGCATTCAAAAAATTTCGCACCTTGGTTAAAAATGGGTCAGAAATTAGGATCAAGGTGTTTAGAACTGATAGAGGAGGTGAATTCAATTCTAATGAATTCAAGGAGTTCTGTGAAGGTGCAGGAATTGAGGGACACTTCACGACGCCCTacactccacaacaaaatggattAGTGGAGCGTCGAAACAGAACTGTTGTAGAAATGACCAGGAGCAGTTTAAAGGAGATACAAATGCCAACTAAGATGTGGGCATAGGCTGTTAGAAATTCAGTATACATTCTCAATAGACTCCCTACGAGAGCATTGATAGGGCAGACACCCTATGAAGCATGGATAAAAAGAAAACCGGAGATAGGTCATGTACGTATTTTTGGGTGTTTGGCGCACATGAAAACTCTAAGTGTACACAATATAAAGCTTGACGATCACAACAAAAGGGTGGTTAATTTGGGTAGAGAGCCTGTAACTAAAGGATACATGTTGTATGATCCCAATGAAATCACATTCATATAAGCCGCGATGTGGTTTTTGAGGAAACAAAGCAATGGCCTTGGAGTGTGTTTGCACAAAAGGAGAATATACAGGAGAACGTTGTTGTGCCCAGTATGTCTGAAGTTGATGAAGAAAGCACAGACAACACCGAAAATACAGAATATGAAGACACTGAAAGTGACAGCAACAACGGTAATGACACCCAGGTTTCAACTCCACCAAGTCAGTCCTCCGTTTACAAAATTGATCGGGACAACTATGATGATAGTACAGAGCCAAAGAAATTCAGACCATTAAGTGAAATTTACAACGATACGGAAGAAGTAGAACTTGACAAAGAATTGTGGCTCATGGGGATATACGAACCTGTCAATTTTGCACAGGCAGTAAAAGATGTCAACCGACAGAAAGCAATGAGACAAGGGATGAACTCTATTGAGGCCAACAATGCATGGAAGTTAACAAAACTACCACCTGGACAAAAGATCATAGGTTTAAAATGGATTTATAAACTAAAAAGGGATGTAAACGGGAAGGTGGTAAAGTACAAAGCACGTCTTGTGGCTAAGGGTTACGTGCAAGAACATGAAATTGATTCTGATGAAGTGTATGCTCAAGTCACACGTTTAAAGATAATAAGGTTGTTACTAGCTTTGGCAGCCAAAAATCAATGGGAAGTACACCATCTCGACGTGAAGACAATATTCTTGAATGGGGACATAAAGGAAGATGTGTACGTTGCCCAACTAGAGGGATTTGAAAGGAAAGGACAAGAACATATGGTGTACAAGATTTCAAAAGTGTTATATGGTCTTCGCCAAGCACCACATGCTTGGTATGCTAAACTGAATTCATGTCTTATAAGTATGGGATTTACACGCTTCCCATACACGCACGCTGTATGCACGAGGAAGATTGGAGAAGATAGTTTGGTTATAGCAGTATATGTGGATGATCTTTTGGTGACTGGCACGAGTATCTCAATGATCAAGGAGTTTAAAAGGCAGATGAAGCTAAGATTCGAGATGAGCGACATGGATAAACTTAGTTATTACCTAGGAATAGAGGTTAAGCAAGGTGAAGGCTATATTGAATTAAAACAGGCAGGTTATGCTCGAAAAATCCTTGAGAAAACATGTATGGTAGACTATAATCCAACGAAGTACCCGATGGATCCAAAGGAACAACTCAGTCGAGATGAAACAGGAAAGTTAGTAAATGCTACAGAATACAAGAGTATGGTGGGAGGCCTGCGATATTTGGTTCATACGCGATCAGATATTGCGTACTCCGTGGGCATAGTTAGTAGGTATATGGATAAACCTACGAAAAAACACTTGGATGCAGTGAAAAGAATTCTCGAGGTACGTGAAAGGGATTGTTCAGCACAGGCTTGTGTATTCGAGGGACGGTGGTAATAATTTCTTAACTGATTTTTCTGATAGCGACTTAGGAGGCCAACTGGATGATAGAAAGAGTACACGAGGCATAGTCTACTATTTAAACGAGAGTATTATAACCTGGATTTCACAAAAGCAAAAATGCGTGGCTCTTTCAACGTGCGAGGCTGAGTTTATGGAAGCAACAACTACAGCTTGTCAAGGTATCTGGCTCAGAAACGTCCTCAGTCAAATAACATCTGAAACTATTAGTCCAATAATTTTATGTATAGACAATCGATCTGCAATTGACTTGGCCAAGAATCCCATGTTTTATAGCAGAAGTAAGCATATTGATTTAAGGTTTCACTTCATTAGAGAATGTGTGGAGTGAGGAGAAGTCCTTCGGAAGCATGTATGCAACAACGATCAGAGATATTTTGACAAAAGGGCTAGCTACACTCAAGTTTGAAAATATGAGGAAGTTACTGGGAGTAAAAAATCTGAGTAGACAAGTTTGAGATTAAGGGGAGAGTGTTGCAGTTAATCTCAAACTTTTGAACGTTACAGTAGAACTTAGGAGagtgttttatttattttaagttgtcATTTAGTCTAGCATGTTTTTAGGAGTATGAATAAGTCAAGAGGTAACCACTTCAAGTCGTGTGCTAGTTTGTTGCATTTAAGTTTCTttgttctgttcttcctttatatattgatatattgATGTAACGTTCATTTAATAAAATAGCTGAGGACATATTgtcaagcaaaatcatttttgtTTACTATATATACAGTTTATGCAATAGCTGTGGTAGAGACAAGAGAGAAAGTATCTGCTGCTGCCTCACTACCAGATTTAGCAAACGATCTGGAAGATTCGGAGTCCGAAAATATTTCCCAGGAAGAGAAGTAAGAAAAAGGCAAAAATTATCTCCAGTGATCTTTTAACAGTCACTCAATTAACTGTACAGGAGATCTAAAGAGATTGCAGCTAGTAAAGAGCATTTATCACCGACTCCATAGtggattcatgttttaaaaagTTTCCTAAAGTCAAGAAGTTCAATGAATAAAAGAGGCCTCACCTGAGAATTAAGGATTCAAAAAGTTTACTAGAAGAAAGAAGTTTACAAGAGGCGATGAGAATCAACATGATAATTCTGGTTCTAATAAACGGCCTCACAAAGATTATTGGACGGACTCCACAGGATATTTAGATTCAATATTGATCATTAATACATCATAAATCCGGAAAATATTCATATAGATTGACATCTACTATTCTTTGGATAGTAGCAAATAAAGCTTAAGTTCAGTACTACATCAGAGCTCTAAATTTTGAGATCCCATGTTTAATAATGAACTTTCTGCTCTTCATGGTTATCTGTTCTTAGTTTCTCATAAGCTAAGTTACCCCTAACATGTGGTAGAAAGGAATCAGATATATATATGGTCAATATGCATATACGCCAAGACTCTGACAGTCAGCACTCTGAAGCTGCTTCTTAGCTGTTAGATGTTTTCCAAAAGTCATGAGTTGCAGATAGTGTTCTAGGGACTAGGAATTGCTGAAGTCATTGAATCAAGTCCAAAGGATATCGATTCGTGGTTATATTGAAGCAATGAAAAAAAAGTTTTAGGATGATACACGCCAATATGCTAATGCACAATGAGAAGGTAATACGGGTACCGGATATTGCAATCTCATAAATGCAAGCCGGAATTGATAATTTCTAGCGAAATTTAGAATATGATTCAATAGTTAACAATGAAGCATTAGTACCAAATCAGGAACCAGAAAAGGAAATGGATGACATAAATATCAAGAGGAAGGAGCAACTTGTTAAGTAACCAGTTACACTAAAACTTAACACTCCCCCTTAATCGTACGATACTTTTTCCTACGATTAACAACGACAAATGCAATTAATACCAATATCAACAaacaatatttaaaataaataaatgagggTGAGAGGACTCTGGCTCGAACCCGTATCCATCTCTAAACCGAGCTCTGATACTATAGTAAGTAACCAGTCACACTAAAACCTTAAGATAGTAGAGGAAGACCCGAACAaaatcttatactctttaacataATTTAATAATGGATCAAGTCCCTGAATCACTAAGACTCCAACAAGCAAGGAAATTCACTTTACACAAATTATGAATTAGATGAAACAAAGATAAAAAGAAATAATATATTAGGCTCCTAAATTTTTATGTTCAAGGTAACACATTATAAGCAACCAATCCAATTCCGGTACATACTTTTTTGGTTGCAACAAAATTTTGATGTATCCACAAGGCTTAGCCTAGTGAATATCTTCCTTGTCAAGGGTTTGAGTATGCGTGAATAATCAAATTTCTGGTAATTGACCTTACCCGGGAAAATGATATATCGCCACTGACCAAACAAAAAGGGGGTCAACAATGTTAAGAACATCCGTACTTACACAACCAGTCACAACAGCACAAATTCGTATATGTGGCAAACCAACATTTATTCTACGTGATAAGTGTCCGGATTTTAGCACATGTAAGAAACTTCTCCGACATACCACCAAGACCAATATCACCATAAAAAGAACCTCTATTCTCTTAAATATTACTATATACTATATGTAATCCTTAAATATCTAACCAGTCACTACAGATTTGTGTAAACCAGAAACAAGTTTAGTAAACAAACGACACATGTTAAGAAATGCAATAAACTTGTGACATGTTAAAAACTGCAATAAATGTTAAGAAATGCAATGTACTTCTGACAGGATATAAATGAAATCCATTATTACAATACAAAGAATCCAGAAATACGCAAGAACATACTATTAAAAGTCCTACAACACAAGGTACTTCAAGTTGTCAAGGCCATTTCAAAGAGAAAGCAATTGCAAGTTCAGAATCCTGATCTTGTGGGGCTCCAACAGAAACTGGTTGAGGTTACACTGAAAAGGGCGGTGATGAAGTTAAACcagaattttaataaataaacaaaGAGGTAGGTTAAAACAATGAGAGAAAAGTGAAGATTGCATGATGCTTACCAGGAAGACCTTTTAAGTGAAGTCCTAGTGCAGTAAAATTTATCCATTACTTGCTTACTAACTGCAGCAAGTGCTTACTCATCCTCTCAATTTCTTCCTTGGCAGCATCATATCGATCATTGATAGCTTTTAATGCCACACGAGTTTCCTCCTTTTCTGCATCCAATTTCTTAAGTTCAGCTTCAACAACATAATGAGCTTGTTCACATTGTTCCCTCTCTGCTTCCAAAGCCTTAACTTTCTCTGCTGCCTCATGCAACTCCTCTGTAAGCTTAATTAATGCAGTTGTCATCTTTTCTCTTTCAAGCTTTAAAGAATCTGCAACAGTCATAGCTGTAGACAATTTGTCTTGGGCATTGGATAAATTCTGTTCTACTTCAGAGAGAAACTGCACAAGGTGAATATAACGAGCCTTTAAGTCCAACTCATTCCAATTTTCTTTCTTTATAGCAGCAAATGTTAGCTCTTGGTGTTGTGCAATTAGTTTGTTAACTTCAGTGCGAAAAGATATATAATCATCTCCTAATCCTTCAAGGATACTGTAACACTTATTAGCAAGGTTAATCATGTCCTCAGTCCTTAGTTTGTCAGCATAACTTGTGAGACGAGCCACCAACTGAGATTTCAATACAAATGCTGCATTCTTGAGGTGTTGACGATCTTCCGCCTCCTGTGCATGTTCAAGCAGGAAAAGGTCATGTCTTGGATGTTCTTTCTCCGGAGATAGAGGAAGCTCCCCTGATGGTAACCCATCCATAGTTTCTGAAGGCAGCATTTCTTGATCTACAATAACTAGACTCCTTGTATGAAGGTCTTCGCTAACATCCTTCTCTTTCTGAGGTGGATTTTCCTCGATTCCTATTTCATTTTTCTCTTTTCCCTCAGTTAAAATAGAGAGAGTAGTTTTCCTTCTCTTGTAAGATAGACAGACTGGTGAGGTGACTGTTGTTCCAGATTCAAATTGTGAGGGTATTGCTACTTGGGTAGGAGTAGTGTGGCCTTCTCTCACATCCTGAGCTGTAGGAGGAACTAGCAAAGAATTTGACAGTGCGGATGAAGATGATATAGCAGAAAGCTGTACTCGAATGTGCTCTGGAAGCACAAACTCAACCTCAGCACAGAAATTGTGGTTGACCAAGTGACTAAACAAGACCGCTTTTTGCAAACACAATGGCAATGTATCATCCTTATCTTCTACACTAAGTTCCTTACAAAAATAATTAGCAATAATCATAAGGAACCTAGCATAATACACCACATTATTCCTAGTGTTTAATTTGCTAGCGAATTCATTTAGCAGTAGTTCCCCGATGTTAATTGTCCTACCGTAAATCAAACTGTAAGCAATTATCATAACAAAAATAGTTATCACAGTATAACCACCACATCTAGGCCCAAAAACCTTTGTTAGAGTGTCAAAGAAATAAGACCACTCCTTCCTCAGATATCTCCTATTTATATCACTTAACATCCAGGGTTTCGAAGCATAATTAATAGATTTCAACATGCAAACAATTTCCTCACCAGTAGGTAACTTTTCAAAGTTGGAATTAGGCAAATGAAGTGCTTCATTGATTACAGAGGGAGTTAAAGTATAGGAATTACCCTTGATGGTGAATGTTATTTGACCCTTGGTGGTGCAATCAGCTTTACTCCACATTTCTTGAACTATTTCAGCATAAATGATGGGGCGTGCAGTGAGTGCATAACTGACAGGCGAATTTTTCAAGAAATCCATCAGGGGATGAAAGTCTGCATGCACTGATTCTTTGTCCATAAAAGCAACATAATTTGTGACTGCATACACCACTTTGCCTGATGAGCTTAAAACTGTGGCCATTGTTAAGATTTTCTATAAATTTCTCAATAAAATTTGGGAAGAGGGTATATATAAGAATCAGGGGAAAAGTTTGTTAAAGGGACAATGGATACAGTATATGTAGAAGGCGAATCATGTCACCATTTTAATTTTTCGCATCTTAGGTGGAAaagtaaaataattataataCTTAACTTTGAAGATAGTATATTCAATTCggattttaatatttttttagaTATTATATTTGTGAA
This window contains:
- the LOC141673566 gene encoding uncharacterized protein LOC141673566 codes for the protein MLDRSTYTAWALKMKVYMQVQGVWNAVEPNDPKKPVEEKIDKLALIMVYQAIPEDVLLSIASNETTKDAWEMIKTLCQGAEREKKARIQTLKSEFEMLSMNDSEKIEDFHIRMNSFVTKIRALGETMEGSYVINKLLRNVLPRFVRITSTLEQFGDMENMTVEEIVGSLKAHEERVKGKTEMKETQLMLTEEEWAKREGEEKKLLLTREEWLKRNNECKKSRKNKGMHEVEANMAVLDDDEPALLLAKHDKEAPELLLSEDKLLSTQLPKSGDYVGESNVWYLDNGASNHMTGFRSKHEALQAFKKFRTLVKNGSEIRIKVFRTDRGGEFNSNEFKEFCEGAGIEGHFTTPYTPQQNGLVERRNRTVVEMTRSSLKEIQMPTKMWA